Genomic DNA from Triticum dicoccoides isolate Atlit2015 ecotype Zavitan chromosome 4B, WEW_v2.0, whole genome shotgun sequence:
TTGTCTTGGTGGGGTAGGAGAAATAAGATGCGTGTCGAAAATTTTTAGAATAAATGGAAGAAGCGATGAAGTTGCGGGGACGAAAGCAACCTGTGCAACATTTCTATGCTGTCCCGTGGCAACCACGGACATTGTCCTAGTCAAAAAAAAGGTAAAAGTAAACGCTTGCTGATCGACGAACCTAGTGAtgcttattttatttttttggacgATTTGAAGATTGCCTACCATGCCTGCCGCGCGGACAGTGCCTGATATTACTGCTGATGTTAAACTGTTTTGTTTTTCTTATATATAGTAATATTCTTTTTGggaaataaatataataataatttttttgaggattatatatataatataatatattttTTTGAGGGGgatatataatataataataaatgAAGAAAACAAAATAGGGAGGTGGTTCGCCGTGGGCTGGGGCGTGGCCCAAGTTGCAGCCCAAAGTGGCGGCGGTCAGAGGAGGAGGCCCGAATAAAACCCTAGCCCTTTGGTGATCCCACGAATATAACCCATGGAGTACATGATCCCAGATCTTTTGAATGGGGAGAATGGCTGTTGTGGGAGCCTGAGATCCCTTCGGGCCAGCCCTTTGGTGGTAGGGGGAGAGGAGATGGTGCAGGGAGAGGAAGGGGGGAGAGCCTGGCAGGGGAGATCGTGGAGGTAGAGGGGGAAGAGGATCGACAGTGGTCGGTGGTGGCTTAGGACCACAAGATAACTCGCAGCGGACACAGCAGATGGAGGTGGAGGTGGAAAGAGGAGCACGCAAACGGCTTGTTAATGCGGATGGGACTCTCACTATAAGGGGGCAGCCAATATCGAATCTCGCTGGTAGAGTTGCTGGCACGGTCATGAGGCTGGAGGGAGCGACACCAAGTTCAAGCAATAGTGATCCGGTGTCAACACCGGAGAAAAATCCAGTAGTTAAGAGAAGGAAGCAGCAGGGTGAGGAGGGGGAGAACATGGATTTGTCTACAGAGGCGGCCTCCCTCGAGGGCCTGATGAGGACCTTATGTTGGAACTGTCGTGAGATTGGCGATCCTGCGACAGTTCATGAGCTCCGCGATCTCGTGGGGGCTAGTGCGCCGTCGGTTCTATGCATTGTGGAGACTCAATTAGCAAAGAACCGAGTGGAGGGGTTGGCGGCTACATTAGGTTTTCAAAGTAGTTTTGCAGTACCTAGTAGTGGACGGAGTGGAGGTTTATGTATTTTTTGGAAGTCTGATGTTAATCTAGCAATAAAGAACTTTTCTCAATATCATATTGATTCATGGGTAATGGAACCAGGCAATGTTCATTGGCGCCTTACCTGCTTCTATGGAGAGGCCAATAGAAGCTCAAGATACAAAACATGGGACACGATGAAGAGGTCGAGGGGAGAAAGTACCTTGCCGTGGCTGTGCATAGGAGATTTCAATGAGATACTTCGACAGGAGGAGCAAATGGGTCCTAATCAAAGGGATAGTGCTCAGATGGCCGGGTTCAGAGAGGCAGTAGATCTGTGCGGACTGGCTGACATTGGATACAAGGGGGTGGACTGGACTTTTGAGAAGCGAGTAGCGGGAGGCCAGTACTATAGGGTTCGGCTAGACCGGGCCTTGGCCTCGCCGAGCTGGTCGAATGTTTTCCCTTTTGCATCTCTCGAGCACTTAACAGCAGCTAAGAGCGACCACAGCCCCATTCTGCTGATGAATGACTTGGAGGCTGGAAATCTATGCATTGCTAAGAAACCCTTTCGGTACGAGTGTGCATGGGAAACCGATGGACGGTTCAGAGAGGTAGTCGAGACAGCCTGGAATGACAATGGCCCGGCCTCGTCAGTGTCGGAGTTGGCTAACAAACTACACGTTGTTTCAACTTCACTGTCAAGGTGGGGAAGAAGCACCTTTGGCTCGGTTCGACAGGAGTTACGCTTGCTACGCAGTCAACTTGCTGCTCTACGTGCTGATCCGTTGAGGACAGGGCCATGCGAGGAGGAAAGAAGAATTGAGGACCGCATGGTTGAGCTAGCCTATAGGGAGGAGATTATGGCGAGCCAACGGTCACGTATTACATGGTTGTCCGAGGGAGACAGCAATACACAATTTTTGAGAGGAAAGCGAATGCCCGACGAGCTAAAAACAGAATTGTACAGTTAAACCGTGAAGATGGGTCGGCTTGCACAGACCCAGAGGAACTTTCACACATGGCAACAGAGTTTTACTCCAATCTATATACATTTGAAGGAACTATAGGCATAGAAGAAGTGTTATCCCATATCCCACCGAGGGTGGATGGCAATATGAATGGTCGACTCAACGAGAGGTACTCCAATGAGGAGGTAAAAGCTGCCTTGTTTCAAATGTTCCCGATGAAGGCGCCGGGACCCGATGGTTTTCCGGCGCATTTCTTTCAGAAACATTGGGAGTTGTGTGGAGATGAGGTCACACGGATGATCATAAGATTGCTTGATGGAGTCGATTCACCGGAGGAGATAAATAATACATTCATTGTATTAATTCCCAAGATAGCCAGTCCAAAAGTTTTAGGACAATTTCGACCGATAAGTCTTTGTAATGTGATCCACAAGATCGCATCAAAGGTCTTGGCAAACAGGTTGAAATCCATTCTTCCCGATATCATTTCCCAAGAGCAGTCGGCGTTCGTTCCTGGACGCCTCATTACGGACAATTTCATTACAGCTTATGAATGCCTACACTACATGAAGACCAGAAGGGTGAAAGGAAATAGATATTGTGCTCTCAAactggatatgatgaaggcatatgatcgCTTGGAATGGTCGTATCTAAGATCAGTTATGATTAAGATGGGGTTCAGCCCGCGGTTCACCGAGACAGTCATGAGGTTTGTCACTTCAGTTTCATTTTCAGTCTTATTCAATGGTGGTAGTTTGGATGCTTTCAGGCCATCGTGGGGTTTAAGGCAAGGAGACCCAATCTCGCCATATTTGTTCTTGCTCGCAGCTGAAGGGCTATCATGCATGTTAAAGGCCCAAGGAGGAATTAGGGGGATCTGCGTGGCAGAAAACGCCCCTATGGTAAACCATCTTCTCTTCGCTGACGACAGTCTACTTTTCTTTGAGGCGAATGAGACAGCTGCGGTGCGGGTGGAAGCTCTTTTAAGGACATATTGCAACGCATCGGGACAGAGGATCAATATGGACAAATCGTCCATATTTTTTAGCAAAGGGGTAGATGATGCTTCTCGTGCTTCCATCATGAATATCCTTGCTGTCCACAATGAATCGTTGTCGGAGAAATACTTGGGCTTGCCTACGGATGTGGGTAGGGCGAAGGAAGGGTCGTTCAAATACCTCAAGGACAGAATTTGGAACAAGGTTCAAGGTTGGATGGAGAAATGCCTTTCAGCAGGAGGGAAGGAAGTGCTTATTAAGTCTGTGGCTCAATCTATACCTACTTACTCAATGTCATGCTTCAAGCTACCAAGAGGCTTATGTGATCACATAAATGGCATGATTCGGAAATTTTGGTGGGGTAGTAAGAACGACCAGAGGAAAGTTGCATGGGTATCATGGAAGACCATGTCGAAACCCAAGTTCATGGGGGGTCTGGGTTTTAGAGATGTTGATCTTTTCAATCTTGCTCTACTCGCACGACAAGCTTGGAGATTGCTGATGGAACCGGAGACGCTAAGTGCGCGCATACTGAAAGCTCGATATTACCCGAACTGTGACTTGCTGGAAGCCACACTTGGCGCTGCACCGTCCCAGGTTTGGCGCGCTATCCTCGAAGGCAGGGACGTGTTGGCGCAAGGACTTATTAAGAGAATTGGATCCGGTTTGCACACCAGCATATGGGGCCAGAATTGGTTGCCGAGGGACTTTAAGCTCAGACCAATTTGTGCTCGCTCGACCAACCCACCAGTTTGGGTTTCAGAATTAATTGACCCTATCACTAGGGTGTGGAATAAGCAAACTCTCATGGAGCACTTCATTGCACCTGATGTAGAGGTCATACAGAGTATACCCCTCAGTACACGGACACAAGATGACTTTTGGTCATGGCATTTCGACAAGAGAGGTGTGTTCTCCGTGCGCTCGGCATACAGAATGATCGTAGCGGTCAAAGCCCAAAGGGAGGACTGGTTGGATCATCGACCGGGCCACTCGAATATAGCAGCGGAGAAGAAATCACGGACTCAGCTATGGAAGGTGAAAGTTCCTTCCAAAATCCGTGTCTTCGTGTGGAGATTGGCGCACACCTCGATTCCAACAGGTTCAGTGAGGCATGACAGGAAGATGGCCAACAATGCATCATGCTCTATCTGTGGAGCTGGTGATGATACATGGAGACACTCCCTTCTGAGCTGTCGGATGGCCAGATGCGTATGGGCTTTGGGTGATGAAGAGCTACTTGAACATGTGATATCAAATCAGAGTGAGGATGCGAAGCTTTGGCTGTTTTGGCTGTTTGAAACTACTAATTACCAAGATCTTACCAGGGTTCTCGTCACGATGTGGGCAATTTGGTGGGCTCGCCGGAAAGCTATTTACGAGAACGAGTTCCAAAGTCCGCTATCAACCATGATCTTTATAAAGAGATTTCTGGAGGAGTTGGAGATCGCAACAAGTAATGCACCAAGTGTGCTGCCGGGCCGCCACTTGGTACAGAAGCCACGAGTGTGGTTGCCACCAACAGGAGAAGAAGCAGTAAAGATAAACTGTGACGGAGCCATCTCTACTCTTGGTGAGAAAGGAGCAGCAGCTGTTGTGTGCAGGGACAGATCAGGTAAATATCTAGGGGCATTGGCTGTGGTCTTTGACGGCTTGCTCGACCCGCCAAGCTTAGAGGCGCAAGCGTGAAGCGAGGCCCTTGCCCTTGCACGAGATTTGAATCTGCAGAAACTGGAGATTGCGTCGGATTGTCTAGAGGTGGTAACCAACATCAACAAAGAAGCCTCGCCAGTTTATGCGCCAATATTGCATGAAATCAATCTTTCCAAGAATTTTTTTACCTCTGTTATTTTTTGTTTCGAAAGTAGACAGAATAATTTCGAGGCCCACACGGTAGCAAAAGGAGCTGCGTCTCTGCCGGTGGGCCGCCATGTGTGGCTAGGGGTTTTACCAGACATTGCTTGTATCCCAGACTTGATGATCCTTGAATAAAATCCCTAGTTACCttaaaaaaaaaaagaataaaacccTAGCCCCGGCAATAACTACCCACCGCTCCCACTCGCTCCTCCCAgcagcaggcggcggcggaggcctgCGTTCATTGATCCCCTTTGACCCCGACTCCCACTCCAATTCGATTTCATCTTCCCACCCAACACGGATCGATCGTGCCAATCCCACCCCATAAATCCATCCACACACCCGCCGAGACGAAGCAACGATTTGTGATCCATCCAGCATGAACAAGGCAATCGACTTGGGATCGATTGATGGCCGATTCTTGGAGCTACcccgacggcggcggcgaagagaAGGACATGCAGTGGCCACCGGCTCCTCCCGCCTACGGCTACCCCGACTATGAGCGGCCGCCCTTCGTCCTCATCGATCCATGCGCCTACTTCGCCGACCGCAAGAATGCCACCACCGCCGTCATCGATATGGAGGCCGGGGCCCCCAATCTCAGGGGCCGACTCCAGGTCACCTTCTGCGCCGTCGCCCCGCCGCTCGTCTCCTACTTCTGCGTCCACGCCACCCACATGGACCACACTGAGTTCGCCGTCGCGCCCTACATCCTGGCCACCGAGACCGACGGCGGCCTCGTCCTCCTATGCGTCCCCACCGTCAACCCCGACTATCCGACCGATCACTTGCGTCCCCGAAATTGCCAATACTTCGTCTACGACGCCCTCGCCCGCAAACTTCACCAACTCCCGCAACCCGGCTTCCAACACCGACTCAGCCAGCGCTCGCTCGCCATCATGCGCAAGCCCAACAAAAGCTCCAAAAACACCAGCAACCACGTCAGCCTACGCCcccatgtacatggagaggccgaggcCGAGGCCGACTTCGTCGTTGCCGCACAATCCTACATTTTCTGGGGTAAAGAATCTCCTCACATCTGCATCTATGACTCTGCTATCAAGACCTGGAGCAACAAGCCGGTGGTAATGGGTTCATCATATCCAGACCAccacctcccaagcaagacactcgcCATCGGAGGAATCAATGGCACCGTGGCTTGGGTGGATCT
This window encodes:
- the LOC119294530 gene encoding uncharacterized protein LOC119294530 gives rise to the protein MADSWSYPDGGGEEKDMQWPPAPPAYGYPDYERPPFVLIDPCAYFADRKNATTAVIDMEAGAPNLRGRLQVTFCAVAPPLVSYFCVHATHMDHTEFAVAPYILATETDGGLVLLCVPTVNPDYPTDHLRPRNCQYFVYDALARKLHQLPQPGFQHRLSQRSLAIMRKPNKSSKNTSNHVSLRPHVHGEAEAEADFVVAAQSYIFWGKESPHICIYDSAIKTWSNKPVVMGSSYPDHHLPSKTLAIGGINGTVAWVDLWHNIIFCDVLAKRPKLRYLKLPSEPRDRGFNPRSVRDIAVFGNTIKYVAMLLRPDDTSSSKVPSCRWMATAWSIDKSRHASAKDWRMVCKLDSTRIMVDAAGTAASFPTLSSLCGSLPTLSLQNDAIVYFLAKIDFSPRQRTAWVLAVDMKNETVEQVVEFPAERTYCVAEGYDASRISAYLQPAPGRKQIHKRPGVSLLKSPSKKHTGDVDAMVE